A genome region from Phaeobacter sp. A36a-5a includes the following:
- a CDS encoding aldehyde dehydrogenase, with amino-acid sequence MDQSKIDALRSQPVQPVSHLIDGRQVAASDGAMLDVLSPIDGCVLTRIARGTAADMEAAIASARAAFEDRRWAGQPPAARKKVLTKWAELIEAHALELAVLGVRDNGTEINMALKAEPGSAAATIRYYAEALDKLYGEIAPTAGDVLGLIHKDPVGVVGAIIPWNFPLMIGAWKLGPALAMGNSVVLKPAETASLSLMRVAELALEAGLPPGVLNVITGEGAVVGETLGLSMDVDVLVFTGSGQTGRRLLDYSARSNMKRVYLELGGKSPNIVFADAPDLAEAAKVTAAGIFRNSGQVCVAGSRLLVEASIHDRFVQEVVRAAEAMQVGDPLRLETQIGAINSEAQLKQNLTFVATAQQEGGQIVTGGQRILSETGGYYMAPTIVTDVTPEATLAQQEVFGPVLAVTPFKTEDDAVRIANSTVYGLAGAVWTSGLSRAHRMVQRVRTGVMHVNTYGGADGTVPLGGVGQSGNGSDKSLHAIEKYINLKTAWIKL; translated from the coding sequence ATGGACCAAAGCAAGATCGACGCCCTTCGGTCACAACCGGTGCAGCCGGTTTCACATCTCATCGACGGTCGGCAGGTTGCGGCCTCTGATGGGGCGATGCTGGATGTGCTGTCGCCGATCGACGGGTGCGTGCTGACCCGGATCGCGCGGGGAACTGCGGCGGATATGGAGGCGGCCATCGCCTCCGCCCGCGCCGCCTTCGAGGATCGCCGCTGGGCCGGGCAGCCGCCCGCCGCCCGCAAGAAGGTTCTGACGAAATGGGCCGAGCTGATCGAGGCGCACGCGCTCGAACTCGCCGTTCTGGGCGTGCGCGACAATGGCACCGAAATCAATATGGCGCTCAAGGCCGAACCCGGATCAGCCGCCGCCACGATCCGCTACTACGCCGAGGCACTGGACAAGCTCTATGGCGAAATCGCGCCCACGGCGGGTGATGTGCTGGGCCTGATCCACAAGGATCCCGTCGGTGTGGTCGGCGCGATCATTCCGTGGAATTTTCCGCTGATGATTGGGGCTTGGAAACTGGGCCCGGCGCTTGCGATGGGAAATTCCGTGGTGCTGAAACCCGCTGAAACCGCCTCTCTCTCGCTGATGCGGGTGGCGGAACTGGCGCTTGAGGCGGGCCTGCCACCCGGCGTCCTGAACGTGATCACCGGCGAAGGCGCGGTGGTCGGCGAAACCCTCGGCCTTTCGATGGACGTCGACGTTCTGGTGTTCACCGGATCGGGGCAGACCGGGCGTCGGTTGCTGGATTATTCCGCCCGTTCAAACATGAAACGTGTCTATCTGGAGCTGGGCGGCAAATCTCCCAATATCGTCTTCGCCGATGCGCCGGATCTGGCAGAGGCCGCGAAGGTGACCGCCGCAGGTATCTTCCGCAACTCGGGTCAGGTCTGCGTCGCAGGCTCCCGCCTGCTGGTCGAGGCCTCGATCCACGACAGATTTGTGCAGGAGGTCGTGCGGGCAGCGGAGGCGATGCAGGTCGGCGACCCGCTTCGGCTGGAGACCCAGATCGGAGCGATCAATTCCGAAGCACAGCTGAAGCAGAACCTGACCTTCGTGGCCACGGCCCAGCAGGAAGGCGGGCAGATCGTCACCGGCGGGCAGCGTATTTTGTCGGAAACCGGCGGCTATTACATGGCGCCAACCATCGTCACTGATGTCACGCCAGAGGCGACATTGGCGCAGCAGGAGGTGTTTGGCCCAGTGCTTGCCGTGACCCCCTTCAAGACCGAGGACGACGCCGTGCGGATCGCCAATTCCACGGTCTACGGTCTCGCCGGTGCGGTGTGGACATCCGGGCTCAGCCGCGCCCATCGCATGGTGCAGCGTGTCCGAACCGGGGTGATGCATGTCAACACCTATGGCGGCGCGGATGGCACCGTCCCGCTTGGCGGGGTCGGGCAGTCCGGGAACGGGTCTGACAAATCGCTTCATGCCATCGAAAAATACATCAACCTGAAAACCGCATGGATCAAACTATGA